The following are encoded in a window of uncultured Pseudomonas sp. genomic DNA:
- a CDS encoding LPS-assembly protein LptD, producing the protein MAVKYPAFRKKFPLLVTSSLLALQPVAIPFAVAAEQYDCQVSATGGWACAPKTSNAALPARPVQRDSLASSKAADGNAEPRQAKAAQATLVTESRGKGLAARSADYSHLDWVPRESLSAAQLAETGPYCAGAYVEPTRPGMNDTTPMDEAPMFISAKASRYAQEEQVATLAGDVVLRQAGMQVEADEANLHQAENRGELIGNVRLRDQGMLVVGDRAELQLDNGEAKVDNAEYVLHKSHIRGNALYAKREESAIIRLKDGTYTSCEPGSNTWHLKGNNITLNPATGFGTATNVTLRVKNIPVFYTPYIYFPIDDRRQSGFLPPSIGSSGDNGLTLQTPYYFNLAPNYDATLYPTYMSDRGLLMEGEFRYLTKNSEGQVGGGILQDSNDDRKLQSEYQDQRWMYSWQHKQGLNDRLLAEVDYTDISDPYYFQDLSTDLGIGLDTYLNQRGTLTYRGDSYTARLNAHAYELANITDITPYNRLPQITLDGKLPFQPAGLNMTYGTEFVRFDRSLRSGQFSDENGALTNWYDTNLKGLARANGDRLHVEPGISLPLNWSWGYIKPQVKYLQTNYDLSLDQQGKNTLLAEQEYKSSQSRGVGMFSLDSGLYFDRNTQLFGRQYRQTLEPRAFYLYVPEEDQTDIPVFDTGESTFSYSSLWRENRFSGKDRIGDENKLSLGVTNRWIEPNGFERQRFSIGQAIYFEDRQVQMPGIDYRTRGEATASVSPYALEYLYRFNRDWRFSSDFNWDPDSGSTRSGSAMFHYQPEDNPNKVVNAGYRYRNDTVRFDESKGEWGFGSDYGTPGSPEYIKDYYKISQHDFSVIWPIVPQWNAISRWQYDYGRDRTLEAFAGFEYDSCCWKLRLINRYWIDYDEVSLNPSLNDQADRGIFLQIVLKGLGGVTGNKVESFLDQGIQGYREREDQAF; encoded by the coding sequence ATGGCAGTAAAATACCCCGCGTTTCGTAAAAAATTCCCCCTACTGGTTACTAGCAGCCTTCTGGCGCTGCAACCCGTAGCCATTCCTTTTGCTGTCGCTGCCGAGCAGTACGATTGCCAGGTTTCCGCCACCGGCGGCTGGGCATGCGCCCCGAAAACCAGCAATGCTGCACTGCCAGCCCGGCCAGTACAACGTGATTCGCTCGCCAGTAGCAAGGCGGCTGACGGCAACGCCGAACCCCGCCAAGCTAAAGCCGCGCAAGCCACTCTGGTTACCGAAAGCCGTGGTAAAGGCCTGGCTGCGCGCAGCGCGGATTACAGCCACCTCGACTGGGTCCCACGTGAGAGCCTCAGCGCTGCCCAGCTGGCTGAAACCGGCCCTTACTGCGCCGGTGCTTACGTAGAGCCAACCCGCCCAGGCATGAACGACACGACGCCGATGGATGAAGCGCCGATGTTTATCTCGGCCAAAGCGTCGCGCTATGCTCAGGAAGAGCAGGTCGCGACCCTCGCCGGAGATGTTGTGCTGCGCCAGGCCGGTATGCAGGTCGAAGCCGATGAGGCCAACCTGCACCAGGCGGAAAACCGTGGCGAGCTGATCGGCAATGTACGCCTGCGAGATCAGGGCATGCTGGTGGTCGGTGATCGCGCCGAACTGCAACTGGACAACGGCGAAGCCAAAGTCGATAACGCCGAATATGTGCTGCACAAGAGTCATATCCGCGGTAATGCGCTCTACGCCAAGCGTGAAGAAAGCGCGATTATTCGCCTGAAAGACGGCACCTACACCAGCTGCGAACCTGGCAGCAACACCTGGCACCTCAAGGGCAATAACATCACCCTGAATCCGGCTACCGGCTTCGGCACCGCGACCAACGTCACCCTGCGCGTGAAGAATATTCCGGTGTTCTACACACCCTATATCTACTTCCCGATTGATGACCGTCGCCAGTCCGGCTTCCTGCCGCCAAGCATCGGCAGCTCAGGCGATAACGGCCTGACCCTGCAGACGCCTTACTACTTCAACCTGGCACCGAACTACGACGCCACGCTGTACCCAACTTATATGAGCGACCGCGGCTTGCTGATGGAAGGCGAATTCCGCTACCTCACCAAGAACAGCGAAGGCCAGGTCGGCGGCGGCATCCTGCAAGACAGCAACGACGACCGCAAACTGCAGTCCGAGTACCAAGACCAGCGCTGGATGTACAGCTGGCAGCACAAGCAGGGCCTCAACGATCGCCTGCTGGCTGAAGTTGACTACACCGACATTAGCGACCCGTATTACTTCCAAGACCTGAGCACAGACCTGGGCATTGGCCTCGATACCTACTTAAACCAACGCGGCACCCTGACCTACCGTGGCGACAGCTATACCGCGCGACTGAACGCGCACGCTTACGAGTTGGCCAATATCACCGATATCACGCCGTACAACCGCCTGCCGCAGATCACCTTGGACGGCAAGCTACCCTTCCAGCCGGCAGGTCTCAACATGACCTACGGCACGGAGTTTGTGCGCTTCGATCGCAGCCTGCGTAGCGGCCAGTTCTCCGACGAAAACGGCGCGCTTACCAACTGGTACGACACCAACCTGAAAGGCCTGGCCCGCGCCAACGGTGACCGCCTGCATGTTGAGCCTGGTATTAGCCTGCCTTTGAACTGGAGCTGGGGCTATATCAAGCCGCAGGTCAAATACCTGCAGACCAACTACGACCTGAGCCTGGATCAACAAGGTAAAAATACCTTGCTGGCTGAGCAGGAATATAAGAGCAGCCAGAGCCGTGGCGTAGGCATGTTCAGCTTAGACAGCGGCCTGTACTTCGACCGCAACACCCAGCTGTTCGGCAGACAGTACCGCCAAACACTGGAGCCACGCGCCTTCTACCTTTATGTGCCAGAAGAAGACCAGACCGATATTCCGGTCTTCGACACGGGCGAAAGCACCTTCAGCTACTCCTCGCTGTGGCGTGAGAATCGCTTCTCCGGCAAGGATCGCATCGGTGACGAGAACAAACTGTCGCTGGGCGTCACCAACCGCTGGATTGAACCGAATGGCTTTGAACGCCAGCGCTTCAGCATTGGCCAGGCGATTTACTTCGAAGATCGCCAGGTACAGATGCCGGGCATCGACTACCGCACGCGCGGCGAGGCAACCGCCTCGGTTTCACCCTATGCCCTCGAATACCTGTATCGCTTTAACCGCGACTGGCGCTTCTCGTCCGACTTCAACTGGGACCCGGATAGCGGTAGCACCCGCTCCGGCAGTGCAATGTTCCACTACCAGCCAGAAGACAACCCGAACAAGGTGGTCAACGCCGGTTACCGCTATCGCAATGACACCGTGCGCTTTGATGAATCCAAAGGCGAATGGGGCTTCGGCAGCGATTACGGGACACCGGGTTCACCTGAGTACATCAAGGACTACTACAAGATCAGCCAGCACGATTTTTCGGTTATCTGGCCAATCGTGCCGCAGTGGAACGCAATCTCCCGCTGGCAGTATGACTACGGCCGCGACCGTACCTTGGAAGCCTTTGCCGGCTTCGAGTACGACAGTTGCTGCTGGAAACTACGCCTGATCAACCGCTACTGGATCGACTATGACGAAGTCAGCCTGAACCCGTCACTGAACGACCAGGCTGACCGCGGCATCTTCCTGCAGATCGTCCTTAAAGGTCTCGGCGGTGTTACCGGCAATAAAGTGGAGTCTTTCCTCGACCAAGGCATTCAAGGTTATCGTGAACGTGAAGATCAAGCTTTCTGA
- a CDS encoding peptidylprolyl isomerase: MKIKLSDCVRPLLLGALFLGTAAHAEVRPLNRVVAIVDNDVVMQSQLDARLREVQQTIAQRGAAVPPAEVLSQQVLERLIIENIQLQIGERSGIRITDEELNQAIGTIAQRNGMSIEQFRAALAKDGLSYTDARDQVRREMIISRVRQRRVAERIQVTDQEVQNFLASDLGKMQLSEEYRLANILIPVAEGASPEDIQAADRQASEVYKQLQQGADFAQLAIARSASETALEGGEMGWRKAGQLPPPFDAMLSALSVGQVTEPMRTPGGFIMIKLLEKRGGDSQVRDEVNVRHILIKPSEIRSEGETKRLVERLYQRIVAGEDFAELAKNFSEDPGSALNGGTLSWIDPNVLVPEFREVMNNTPAGELSKPFKSPFGWHVLEVMGRRATDSSEQYREQQAMTVLRNRKYDEELQSWLRQIRDEAYVETKL; encoded by the coding sequence GTGAAGATCAAGCTTTCTGATTGCGTGCGCCCCCTGCTGTTGGGCGCGCTGTTTCTGGGTACTGCGGCACATGCCGAAGTACGACCTCTCAACCGTGTCGTGGCGATTGTTGATAACGATGTTGTCATGCAAAGCCAACTCGACGCTCGCTTGCGTGAAGTGCAGCAGACGATTGCTCAGCGTGGCGCAGCCGTACCGCCAGCAGAAGTACTCAGTCAGCAGGTGCTGGAGCGCCTGATCATCGAGAACATTCAGCTGCAGATTGGTGAGCGCTCAGGCATTCGGATTACTGACGAAGAACTGAATCAGGCCATCGGCACGATTGCCCAGCGCAATGGCATGAGCATCGAACAGTTCCGCGCCGCCTTGGCGAAAGACGGCCTGTCCTACACCGATGCGCGTGATCAGGTGCGCCGCGAGATGATCATCAGCCGCGTGCGCCAGCGCCGCGTGGCCGAGCGCATCCAGGTAACGGATCAGGAAGTGCAGAACTTCCTCGCTTCGGATCTGGGCAAGATGCAGCTTTCCGAGGAGTACCGCCTCGCCAACATCCTCATCCCGGTGGCCGAAGGTGCTTCCCCCGAGGACATTCAGGCAGCTGATCGCCAAGCCAGCGAGGTCTATAAACAACTGCAACAAGGTGCCGACTTCGCTCAACTGGCCATTGCCCGCTCGGCCAGTGAAACCGCACTGGAAGGCGGCGAAATGGGCTGGCGTAAAGCCGGGCAACTGCCACCGCCGTTCGATGCCATGCTCAGCGCCTTGTCAGTTGGCCAGGTGACCGAGCCGATGCGCACCCCTGGCGGCTTTATCATGATCAAGCTGCTGGAAAAACGTGGTGGCGACAGCCAGGTACGTGACGAAGTGAATGTTCGCCATATCCTGATCAAACCCAGCGAAATCCGCAGCGAAGGCGAAACCAAACGCCTGGTCGAGCGCCTGTATCAGCGCATTGTGGCTGGCGAAGACTTCGCCGAACTGGCAAAGAATTTCTCCGAAGACCCAGGCTCGGCGCTGAATGGCGGCACACTTAGCTGGATCGACCCGAACGTATTGGTCCCCGAGTTCCGCGAAGTCATGAACAACACGCCAGCGGGTGAGTTGTCCAAGCCCTTCAAGAGCCCGTTCGGCTGGCACGTGCTGGAAGTTATGGGCCGCCGCGCCACTGACAGCAGCGAGCAGTACCGCGAGCAGCAGGCGATGACGGTATTGCGCAACCGCAAGTACGATGAAGAGCTGCAGTCCTGGCTGCGCCAGATTCGTGACGAAGCCTACGTTGAGACCAAGCTCTGA
- the pdxA gene encoding 4-hydroxythreonine-4-phosphate dehydrogenase PdxA, translated as MTATRLFALTPGEPAGIGPDLCLLLAREAQPHALVTIASRDLLAERAQLLGLSIQLIAVSPEHWPTQAAPAGSLYVWDTPLAAPVKPGTLNESNAAYVLETLTRAGQGCLDGHFAGMITAPVHKGVINQAGIAFSGHTEFLAELTYTEQVVMMLATTGLRVALVTTHLPLKDVAEAITAERLARVTRILDADLRGKFGIAQPRILVCGLNPHAGEGGHLGREEIEIIEPTLQQLRSEGINLIGPLPADTLFTPKHLEHCDAVLAMYHDQGLPVLKYKGFGAAVNITLGLPIIRTSVDHGTALDLAGSGKIDSGSLQVALQTAYTMAASQVASH; from the coding sequence ATGACCGCCACCCGTCTTTTTGCCCTAACCCCTGGCGAACCCGCCGGCATAGGTCCAGACCTGTGCCTGCTGCTGGCCCGCGAGGCGCAGCCACACGCCCTGGTCACCATCGCCAGCCGGGATTTACTGGCCGAGCGGGCGCAACTGCTGGGCCTGAGCATCCAACTGATCGCAGTCAGCCCTGAGCACTGGCCAACCCAAGCGGCACCAGCAGGCAGCCTGTATGTCTGGGACACGCCACTGGCCGCGCCGGTAAAACCTGGGACACTGAACGAAAGCAACGCAGCCTATGTCCTGGAAACCCTCACCCGCGCGGGCCAAGGCTGCCTAGACGGGCACTTCGCCGGCATGATCACCGCCCCCGTGCACAAGGGTGTGATCAACCAAGCAGGGATTGCGTTCTCTGGGCATACCGAGTTTCTCGCCGAGCTGACCTACACCGAACAGGTGGTGATGATGCTGGCAACAACCGGCCTGCGCGTGGCCCTGGTAACGACACACTTGCCGCTCAAGGATGTTGCCGAAGCCATCACCGCCGAACGTCTCGCCCGGGTGACGCGTATTCTCGACGCCGACCTGCGCGGCAAGTTCGGCATCGCCCAGCCACGCATTCTGGTCTGCGGCCTTAACCCACATGCAGGCGAAGGCGGCCACCTGGGGCGCGAAGAAATCGAGATCATCGAGCCGACCCTGCAACAACTGCGCAGCGAAGGCATCAACCTGATCGGCCCGCTACCGGCCGATACCCTATTCACCCCCAAACACCTCGAGCATTGTGACGCGGTGCTGGCGATGTACCACGACCAGGGTTTACCCGTGCTCAAGTACAAAGGCTTTGGCGCGGCGGTGAACATCACCCTGGGCCTGCCGATCATCCGCACTTCGGTTGACCATGGCACAGCACTGGATCTCGCTGGTAGCGGCAAGATTGACAGCGGCAGCCTGCAAGTCGCCCTACAAACCGCGTACACCATGGCCGCCAGCCAAGTAGCAAGCCACTGA
- the rsmA gene encoding 16S rRNA (adenine(1518)-N(6)/adenine(1519)-N(6))-dimethyltransferase RsmA: protein MSEYQHRARKRFGQNFLHDAGVIHRILRAIHAREGEHMLEIGPGQGALTEGLLNSGAQLDVIELDRDLIPILLGQFGDNPRFRLNQGDALKFDFNQLQAAPHSLRVVGNLPYNISTPLIFHLLNNAALIRDMHFMLQKEVVERLAATPGGGDWGRLSIMVQYHCRVEHLFNVGPGAFNPPPKVDSAIVRLVPHEVLPHPAKDHRLLERVVREAFNQRRKTLRNTLKNLLPADAIAAAGVDGSLRPEQLDLAAFVRLADKLAEQTIAD from the coding sequence ATGTCCGAATACCAACACCGCGCGCGCAAGCGTTTTGGCCAGAACTTCCTGCACGATGCTGGGGTGATTCACCGCATTCTGCGCGCCATCCACGCCCGCGAAGGCGAGCACATGCTGGAGATTGGCCCAGGCCAAGGTGCGCTGACCGAAGGTCTGCTGAACAGCGGCGCGCAGCTCGACGTGATTGAGCTCGATCGTGACCTGATCCCGATCCTGCTAGGCCAGTTCGGCGATAACCCACGCTTTCGCCTGAACCAGGGCGACGCCCTCAAGTTCGACTTCAACCAGCTGCAAGCCGCTCCGCACAGCCTGCGCGTGGTCGGTAACCTGCCGTACAACATCTCCACCCCGCTGATCTTCCACCTGCTCAATAACGCCGCGCTGATTCGCGACATGCACTTTATGCTGCAGAAGGAAGTGGTTGAGCGCCTCGCCGCAACGCCGGGCGGTGGCGATTGGGGCCGCCTGTCGATCATGGTGCAGTACCATTGCCGCGTAGAGCACCTGTTCAACGTCGGTCCGGGCGCATTCAACCCGCCACCCAAGGTCGACTCGGCCATTGTCCGCCTGGTACCGCATGAGGTGCTGCCGCATCCGGCCAAGGACCATCGCCTGCTCGAACGCGTGGTACGCGAAGCCTTCAATCAGCGGCGCAAAACCCTGCGCAACACCCTGAAGAATCTGCTGCCGGCCGACGCCATTGCAGCGGCGGGCGTGGATGGCAGCTTGCGCCCCGAACAACTGGACCTGGCGGCATTTGTACGCCTGGCCGACAAACTGGCTGAGCAAACCATCGCCGACTGA
- the apaG gene encoding Co2+/Mg2+ efflux protein ApaG, which translates to MSDSRYNIDVSVVTRYLPEQSQPEQNRFAFAYTVTVSNSGELPAKLLSRHWVITDGDGRVQEVRGAGVVGQQPLIEAGASYTYSSGTVMTTRVGIMQGSYQMLAEDGKRFDAMIAPFRLAVPGSLH; encoded by the coding sequence ATGAGCGATTCGCGCTACAACATCGACGTCAGCGTCGTGACCCGCTACCTGCCGGAACAATCGCAGCCGGAGCAAAACCGCTTCGCCTTCGCCTACACCGTAACGGTGAGCAACTCCGGTGAGCTGCCGGCCAAGCTGCTCTCGCGGCATTGGGTGATCACCGATGGCGATGGCCGCGTGCAGGAAGTACGCGGTGCCGGCGTGGTCGGCCAGCAACCGCTGATTGAGGCGGGCGCAAGCTACACCTACAGCAGCGGCACGGTGATGACCACCCGCGTCGGCATCATGCAGGGCAGCTATCAAATGCTCGCCGAGGACGGCAAACGCTTTGACGCCATGATTGCGCCCTTCCGCTTGGCGGTGCCGGGCTCGCTGCACTAA
- a CDS encoding symmetrical bis(5'-nucleosyl)-tetraphosphatase, whose translation MATYAVGDLQGCLKPLQCLLERVAFDPTQDKLWLVGDLVNRGPESLATLRFLYSIRDALTCVLGNHDLHLLAVAHNIERLKKGDTLREIIDAPDAADLLDWLRQQKLLHYDETRDTALVHAGIPPQWTMGKALKRAAEVEEALRDDARMPLFLDGMYGNEPARWDGDLQGVTRLRVITNYFTRMRFCKADGTLDLKTKEGAGSAPAGYAPWFSYKQRKTRGQRIIFGHWAALEGHAQEPDVVALDTGCVWGASMTLMNIDSGEKYSCDCKEQR comes from the coding sequence ATGGCGACTTATGCCGTTGGCGACCTGCAAGGCTGCCTGAAACCCCTGCAATGCCTGCTCGAACGCGTCGCTTTCGACCCGACTCAGGACAAACTGTGGCTGGTCGGCGACCTGGTCAATCGCGGCCCCGAATCACTCGCCACCCTGCGCTTTCTCTACAGCATCCGCGACGCCCTGACCTGTGTGCTGGGCAATCACGACCTGCACCTGCTGGCCGTGGCGCACAATATCGAGCGACTGAAAAAAGGCGACACCCTGCGCGAGATTATTGATGCGCCGGATGCCGCCGACCTGCTCGACTGGCTGCGCCAGCAGAAGCTTCTGCACTACGATGAAACCCGCGACACCGCACTGGTGCATGCCGGCATCCCGCCACAATGGACCATGGGCAAAGCGCTCAAGCGCGCCGCCGAAGTCGAAGAAGCACTGCGCGACGATGCACGCATGCCGCTATTTCTCGACGGCATGTATGGCAATGAGCCCGCCCGCTGGGATGGTGATCTACAAGGCGTAACCCGCCTGCGGGTAATCACCAATTACTTCACGCGGATGCGCTTTTGCAAAGCCGATGGCACCCTCGACCTGAAAACCAAGGAAGGCGCAGGCAGCGCGCCAGCCGGCTACGCCCCCTGGTTCAGTTACAAACAGCGTAAAACCCGTGGCCAGCGGATCATCTTCGGCCACTGGGCAGCGCTCGAAGGCCACGCCCAAGAACCCGACGTGGTAGCCCTGGACACCGGCTGTGTATGGGGCGCCAGCATGACCCTGATGAATATCGACAGCGGCGAGAAATACAGCTGCGACTGTAAGGAGCAACGATGA
- the glpE gene encoding thiosulfate sulfurtransferase GlpE, which translates to MSEFKRIPPEQAQALRQQGAVVVDIRDPQSFAAGHISGSQHLDNHSLHGFITQADLDAPLIVACYHGNSSQSAAAYLIGQGFTEVYSLDGGFELWRATFPDDTAQAPEE; encoded by the coding sequence ATGAGCGAATTCAAACGCATTCCCCCCGAGCAGGCTCAGGCCTTACGTCAGCAAGGCGCAGTGGTGGTCGATATCCGCGACCCGCAGAGCTTCGCCGCTGGCCACATCAGTGGCTCGCAACACCTCGATAACCACTCACTGCACGGTTTTATCACCCAGGCCGACCTCGATGCGCCGCTAATTGTCGCCTGCTATCACGGCAACTCCAGCCAAAGCGCGGCCGCCTACCTGATCGGCCAGGGCTTCACTGAGGTCTACAGCCTCGATGGCGGTTTCGAGCTGTGGCGAGCGACCTTCCCTGACGACACCGCCCAAGCACCTGAAGAATAA
- a CDS encoding PrkA family serine protein kinase yields the protein MSIFSHFQQRFEATRQEEFSLQEYLELCKQDRSAYASAAERLLMAIGEPELLDTSNNSRLSRIFSNKVIRRYPAFADFHGMEECIDQIVSYFRHAAQGLEEKKQILYLLGPVGGGKSSLAEKLKHLIEKVPFYAIKGSPVFESPLGLFSDAEDGAILEEDYGIPRRYLGSIMSPWATKRLQEFGGDISQFRVVKLYPSILNQIAVAKTEPGDENNQDISALVGKVDIRKLEEYPQNDADAYSYSGALCRANQGLMEFVEMFKAPIKVLHPLLTATQEGNYNSTEGLGAIPYSGILLAHSNESEWHSFRNNKNNEAFIDRIYIVKVPYCLRVTDEIKIYDKLLFNSSLAKAHCAPDTLKMLAQFTVLSRLKEPENSNVYSKMRVYDGENLKDTDPKAKSIQEYRDTAGVDEGMNGLSTRFAFKILSKVFNFDPHEIAANPVHLLYVLEQQIEQEQFPAETRERYLRFIKEYLAPRYIEFIGKEIQTAYLESYSEYGQNIFDRYVLYADFWIQDQEYRDPETGEILNRVALNEELEKIEKPAGISNPKDFRNEIVNFVLRARANNNGKNPTWLSYEKLRVVIEKKMFSNTEDLLPVISFNAKASKEDQQKHNDFVTRMVERGYTDKQVRLLSEWYLRVRKSQ from the coding sequence ATGAGCATTTTCAGCCACTTCCAACAACGTTTCGAAGCGACTCGCCAGGAGGAATTCTCCCTCCAGGAGTACCTCGAACTGTGCAAGCAGGACCGCAGCGCCTATGCCTCAGCGGCCGAGCGCCTGCTGATGGCCATCGGCGAGCCCGAACTGCTCGACACGTCGAACAACTCGCGGCTGTCGCGAATTTTCTCCAACAAGGTTATCCGCCGCTACCCGGCCTTTGCCGACTTCCACGGCATGGAAGAATGCATCGACCAGATCGTCTCCTACTTCCGCCATGCCGCGCAGGGCCTGGAAGAGAAGAAACAGATCCTGTATTTGCTCGGTCCGGTCGGCGGCGGTAAATCGTCGCTGGCAGAGAAGCTCAAGCACCTGATCGAGAAAGTACCGTTCTACGCGATCAAGGGCTCGCCGGTGTTCGAGTCGCCGCTGGGGCTGTTCAGCGACGCCGAAGACGGTGCCATCCTCGAAGAGGATTACGGCATCCCACGGCGCTACCTCGGCAGCATCATGTCGCCCTGGGCGACCAAGCGCCTGCAGGAGTTCGGTGGCGACATCAGCCAGTTCCGCGTGGTCAAACTCTACCCCTCGATCCTCAACCAGATTGCCGTGGCCAAGACCGAACCGGGCGATGAGAACAACCAGGACATCTCCGCCTTGGTCGGCAAAGTAGATATCCGCAAGCTGGAGGAATACCCACAGAACGACGCCGACGCTTACAGCTACTCCGGCGCACTGTGCCGAGCCAACCAGGGTTTGATGGAATTCGTCGAGATGTTCAAGGCACCGATCAAGGTGCTGCACCCATTGCTCACGGCCACCCAGGAAGGTAACTACAACAGCACCGAAGGCCTCGGTGCGATCCCCTACAGCGGCATTCTGCTGGCCCACTCCAACGAGTCGGAATGGCACAGTTTCCGCAACAACAAGAACAACGAAGCCTTCATCGACCGCATCTACATCGTCAAGGTGCCGTACTGCCTGCGGGTAACTGACGAGATCAAAATCTACGACAAGCTGCTGTTCAACAGCTCCCTGGCCAAGGCCCATTGCGCGCCGGACACGCTGAAAATGCTCGCCCAGTTCACCGTCCTCAGCCGCCTGAAGGAGCCGGAAAATTCCAACGTCTACTCGAAGATGCGCGTGTATGACGGCGAGAACCTCAAGGACACCGACCCCAAAGCCAAGTCGATCCAGGAGTACCGCGACACTGCCGGCGTTGATGAAGGGATGAACGGCCTGTCGACCCGCTTTGCCTTCAAGATCCTCTCCAAGGTGTTCAACTTCGACCCCCACGAGATCGCCGCCAACCCGGTGCATCTGCTGTATGTGCTGGAGCAGCAGATCGAGCAAGAGCAGTTCCCCGCAGAAACCCGCGAACGCTACCTGCGCTTTATCAAGGAATACCTGGCGCCGCGCTATATCGAGTTTATCGGCAAGGAAATCCAGACGGCCTACCTGGAGTCCTACAGCGAGTACGGGCAGAACATCTTCGACCGTTATGTGCTGTACGCCGACTTCTGGATTCAGGACCAGGAATACCGCGACCCGGAAACCGGCGAGATCCTCAATCGTGTGGCGCTCAACGAAGAGCTGGAGAAGATCGAGAAACCTGCGGGCATCAGCAACCCCAAGGATTTCCGCAACGAGATCGTCAACTTCGTGCTGCGCGCCCGCGCCAACAACAATGGCAAGAACCCAACCTGGCTCAGCTACGAAAAGCTGCGCGTGGTGATCGAGAAGAAGATGTTCTCCAACACCGAGGATCTGCTGCCGGTCATCAGCTTCAACGCCAAGGCCAGCAAGGAGGATCAACAGAAACACAACGACTTCGTCACACGCATGGTCGAGCGCGGCTACACCGACAAGCAGGTGCGCCTGCTCTCCGAGTGGTACCTGCGGGTTCGTAAATCGCAATAA